In Streptomyces pluripotens, the genomic window CGCTGCCGTTCCCTCGGGACCTCGTGCGATGCTCGGGCCCGTGGAGACCAGGTCCGTCAGTCCCGTGTTCGTCGGTCGCACCGACGAACTGGCCACTTTGAACGACGCGCTCACCCGTGCCGCCAGGGACGCCTCCCTGGCGTCCGGCACCGCGGGAGAGCCGCAGGCGTTGCTGCTCGGCGGCGAGGCGGGCGTCGGCAAGACCCGACTCGTCGAGGAGTTCACCACGGCCGCGGCGCACCGCGGTGCGGTCGTGGCGCTCGGTGGCTGCGTGGAGATCGGCGCCGACGGGCTGCCCTTCGCTCCTTTCTCCACCGCCCTGCGCGCCCTGCGCGAGGCCCTGCCCGAGGACTTCGCCGCCGCGGCGACCGGCCAGGAGGAGGAACTGGCCCGGTTGCTGCCCGAACTGGGCGAGGCCACCGCGGGCCGGCATGACGAGCAGGGCATGGCCCGCCTCTTCGAACTCACCGTGCGACTGCTGGAGCGGGTCGCCGCCGCACGCCCGGTCGTGCTCGTGCTTGAGGACCTGCACTGGGCCGACGCCTCCACCCGTCACCTGCTCGCCTACCTGTTCCGCACGGTGCGCGCCGGTCGTCTTCTCGTTCTCGCCACCTACCGTTCCGACGACATCCACCGTCGCCACCCGCTGCGCCCGCTGCTCGCCGAACTCGACCGCCTGCGCACCGTCCGCCGCATCGAACTCGCCCGCTTCACCCGAGAGGAGGTCGGCCGCCAGATCGCCGGCATCCTGGCCGCCGAACCCGATCCCGCCCAGGTGGACGAGATCTTCGAACGCAGTGACGGCAACGCCTTCTTCGTCGAGGAACTCGCCGTCGCCGGCTGCGTGGGCAACTGCACCGGTCTGACCGACTCCCTGCGCGACCTGCTCCTGGTCCGTGTCGAGGCGCTGCCCGAGAGCGCTCAGCGGGTCGCCCGGGTTGTCGCCGAAGGCGGCTCCACCGTGGAGTACCGGTTGATCGCCGCCGTCGCCGGGCTCACCGAGGACGACCTCATCGAGGCGCTCCGGGCGGCCGTCGGCGCCAACATCCTCACCGTCACTCCGGCCGGTGACGGTTACCGCTTCCGACACTCACTGGTCCGCGAGGCCGTCGCCGACGACCTCCTGCCCGGTGAACGCTCCCGGCTCAACCGCCGCTACGCCCAAGCCCTGGAGGCCGATCCCGCGCTCGTCGCGGACGACGCCCGTGTGATGCGCCTGGCCAGCTACTGGTACCACGCCCACGACGCCGCCAAAGCCCTGCCCGTCGTCCTGGATGCCTCCGTCGTCGCCCGCCGGCGCCACGCCTACACCGAACAGCTCGGTCTTCTGGAAAGGGCGATGGAGCTGTGGGACAGCGTTTCCGACGAGGTGCGCTCCGCCCTGCGCCCGGTCGACTGCGGCGAGGGCTGCCCTTCGAGCGGCGGAGCCCCGGCCGGTAGTCCGCTGCGCTACCTCGACCTGATGGCCGAGGCGTCCGTGGCGGGCCGGTTCGGCGGCGAACGCGAACGCGCACTGAAGATCACCAAGCGGGCCCTGCGCCTGTTGGAGGACGAACCGGACCCCATCCGCGCCGCCTGGTTCTGGGTGCAGCGTTCCCGACTCGTCCAGGCCCTGGCCCGCGGTGACGGGTGGCGGGAACTGGCCATCGCCCAGGACCTCGTGCGCGGCCTGCCGCCCTCGGAGATGCACGCGGAGGTGTTGGCACTCGCCGCCAACTGGTCCATGCTGCACCGGCCCGGTCCCGAGGCCTTCGCCGCCGCCGAGCGGGCCGTCAGGTACGCGCACATGGTCGGCGCCCGGGACACGGAACTGCACGCCCGCCTCACTCTCGGCTGCCTCATGGTGGATTCCGGCGATCCGGAGACCGGCTTCGGGGAGCTGCGGCAGGTCCTGCGGGACACCCTCGCGGAGGGCGTGCACCATGTCGCGGGCCGCGCCTATGTGAACCTGCCGTCCGAACTGCAGAGCGTCGGCCGTGACCGGGAGGCCGTACCCGTCCTGCGTGAAGGCATCGCCTTCGCCCGCACGTACGGACTACTGGACTCCGAGGCCTGGATGTGGAGCAATCTGTCCGAGGCGCTGTACTCGCTCGGCCAGTGGCAGGAGGCTGCCGAGGCCGCCGGGCATGCAGCTCGGGTCGGCCACAGCGCCAAGCCCCGCGGTGCCGGGGCCGTGCGCCTGGCCCACCTCGCCCTGGCCCGCGGAGAACTCGGTGAGACCGGGCGGCAGCTCGCTACCGCCCGCGCCCACTACGGCACCCACGACCCCATGCCCCAGCACTCGCTGCTGCTGGCCCGCATTGCCATCGGTGTGGCCGCCGGAGAGGGCCGCATCGCAGACGTTCGCGCCGAACTGCGCCGGGCCCTCGACACCGGCTTCCCGCCCGGCACCCACCGCTACGGCTGGCCGCTGCTGCTGGCCGCCGCCATCGCCGAGGCCGACGCCCGTACCCCGCCCGCCGCCCGGACCGACCGTGCCGAGAACCTCGACCGGCTCGCCGAAGCCGCGCGGAACCTGACCACGGGAGTCCCGCTCTGGCATGCCTACGGCCAGTGGACCCGCGCCGAACTGCTGCGGGCCGAGGCCCAGGACAGTGTAGACACCTGGTCGTCGGCGGTCACCGCCTTCGAACGCCTGGACCGTCCCTACGACCTCGCCCGGGTCCGTCACCGTCTCGCCGGAGCGCTGCTGGCCAAGGGGGGCGACGGCGAGCGCGACCGTGCGGCGGAACTGCTCCGACTGGCCGGCTCGGTCGCCGCCCACCTCGACGCCCGGCCCCTGGCCGCGGAGGTCGCCCTACTCGCCCAGCGCGCCCGCCTCCCGCTGAACCGTGTCCCACGGCAGGCACTCGCCCCCGCCGACCCGGCCGCGGCTCTCGGCCTCACCAGCCGGGAGCAGGAGGTCCTGCGCCTGGTCGCGGCCGGCCGCACCAACCGCCAGATAGCCCAGGAGCTGTTCATCTCGCCGAAGACCGCGAGTGTCCACGTCTCCAACATCCTGGGGAAACTCGACGTCTCGGGCCGGGGCGAAGCGGCGGCGCTGGCCCACCGGCTGGGGCTGTTCCCGCCCGAGACGCTCGCTGCCCAACCGACCGGGTAAGACATACGCTGGAGGAAACCGGCAGTGGGGAGAAGCCGTGTTCAATGCCTTCGAGGAACTGTTCGCGCCCGGTCGCAAACACACTCGGGACGAGCAGAACAGGCTGGAACTGACCCGTGAGGACGTGGGCGACGGTGACCCCGGACGCGGCCCCATCGACCTCGCGTCCGGGACGGCCCTCATACGGCTGTCCGGACCGCCGCCGAGCGTACCGAAGCCGGAGGACGAGCCGGAAGGGACATGAGCGGATGCGCGGGTGCTACGTCACCTCCACCTCCAGCACCCGGTCGTCCCCCTTCCTCGGCGATCCACGACCGTCCGTGTTGCTCGTCACCAGCCAGACCTTGTTGCCGCCCGCGGCGACCACCGTACGAAGACGGCCGTACTTGCCCGTGAGAAACGCCTGGGGGGCGGCCGAGGCCTGGATGCCCTTCAGCGGGATGCGCCACAGCCGCTGCCCCTTCAGGGCAGCCATCCAGATCACTCCGTCGACGTAGGCGATGCCACTGGGGGAGGCTTCGTCGGTGTGCCACTGGGCGACCGGGTTGTGGAACGCCGGGTTTGACGACTTCCCCTCGGCGTCCGGCCAGCCGTAGTTGTCGCCGGGCTTGATCGCGTTCAGTTCGTCCCAGGTGTCCTGGCCGAATTCCGAGGCGAACAGCCGCTGTCTGTCGTCCCAGGCCAGCCCCTCGACGTTCCGGTGACCGTAGGAGTACACGGGGGAGTCAGGAAACGGATTGCCCGGAGCCGGCTCGCCCTCCGGGGTCAGGCGCAGGATCTTGCCGCCCAGGGACCTCTTGTCCTGCGCCAGCGCCCGTCGGCCGCTCTCACCGGTACCCGCGTACAGCATCCCGTCCGGGCCGAACGCGATCCGGCCGCCGTTGTGCACGTAACCCTTGGGAATGCCCTTGAACACCGTGTCCGGGGCGCTCAGTTGTCCGCCGGGCGGCTTCTGGTCGTCGTAGCGCACGCGGACGATGCGATTGTCCGAGGCCGAGGTGAAGTAGGCGTAGACCATGTGGTCCGAGGCGTAGTCGGGGGACAGAGCGATGCCCAGCAGACCGCCCTCGCCGGCCGGGGAGACCCCGGACACGGTGCCCAGCTCGGTCTTCTGGCCGGTCTTCCCGTCGATCCGGGTGATCGTCCCCTCGTCCCGGGAGGAGACCAACAGATCGCCGTCCGGGAGCGGGGCCAGCCCCCAGGGCGTCTTGAGCCCCTCGGCCACCGTGCGCAGTACCCGTACCGAGCCCTTGGCCGGCGGGGTCGGCTCAGTGACCCGGCCGGACGCCGCGGTGTGGGGCGCCGTACCGTTCGGCACCGTGTTCCCTCCGATGCCCGGGATTCCCCCTCCGCCGGAGGAGCACCCGGCCGTCAGCAGGAGGGCGGCCGCGGTCAGTACGGCCGACACAGCTCGGCGTTGCACGATCATGATCCCTTTCCGGCGGTGATCCAGCGGCAGGTACTTCCACTCATACCCCGCTCCCGTGGCTCGGGCTCCCGTTCCACGGCAACGGCTCGCCATGACCTCCCA contains:
- a CDS encoding helix-turn-helix transcriptional regulator — encoded protein: MLGPVETRSVSPVFVGRTDELATLNDALTRAARDASLASGTAGEPQALLLGGEAGVGKTRLVEEFTTAAAHRGAVVALGGCVEIGADGLPFAPFSTALRALREALPEDFAAAATGQEEELARLLPELGEATAGRHDEQGMARLFELTVRLLERVAAARPVVLVLEDLHWADASTRHLLAYLFRTVRAGRLLVLATYRSDDIHRRHPLRPLLAELDRLRTVRRIELARFTREEVGRQIAGILAAEPDPAQVDEIFERSDGNAFFVEELAVAGCVGNCTGLTDSLRDLLLVRVEALPESAQRVARVVAEGGSTVEYRLIAAVAGLTEDDLIEALRAAVGANILTVTPAGDGYRFRHSLVREAVADDLLPGERSRLNRRYAQALEADPALVADDARVMRLASYWYHAHDAAKALPVVLDASVVARRRHAYTEQLGLLERAMELWDSVSDEVRSALRPVDCGEGCPSSGGAPAGSPLRYLDLMAEASVAGRFGGERERALKITKRALRLLEDEPDPIRAAWFWVQRSRLVQALARGDGWRELAIAQDLVRGLPPSEMHAEVLALAANWSMLHRPGPEAFAAAERAVRYAHMVGARDTELHARLTLGCLMVDSGDPETGFGELRQVLRDTLAEGVHHVAGRAYVNLPSELQSVGRDREAVPVLREGIAFARTYGLLDSEAWMWSNLSEALYSLGQWQEAAEAAGHAARVGHSAKPRGAGAVRLAHLALARGELGETGRQLATARAHYGTHDPMPQHSLLLARIAIGVAAGEGRIADVRAELRRALDTGFPPGTHRYGWPLLLAAAIAEADARTPPAARTDRAENLDRLAEAARNLTTGVPLWHAYGQWTRAELLRAEAQDSVDTWSSAVTAFERLDRPYDLARVRHRLAGALLAKGGDGERDRAAELLRLAGSVAAHLDARPLAAEVALLAQRARLPLNRVPRQALAPADPAAALGLTSREQEVLRLVAAGRTNRQIAQELFISPKTASVHVSNILGKLDVSGRGEAAALAHRLGLFPPETLAAQPTG
- a CDS encoding DUF6191 domain-containing protein, coding for MFNAFEELFAPGRKHTRDEQNRLELTREDVGDGDPGRGPIDLASGTALIRLSGPPPSVPKPEDEPEGT
- a CDS encoding PQQ-dependent sugar dehydrogenase; amino-acid sequence: MIVQRRAVSAVLTAAALLLTAGCSSGGGGIPGIGGNTVPNGTAPHTAASGRVTEPTPPAKGSVRVLRTVAEGLKTPWGLAPLPDGDLLVSSRDEGTITRIDGKTGQKTELGTVSGVSPAGEGGLLGIALSPDYASDHMVYAYFTSASDNRIVRVRYDDQKPPGGQLSAPDTVFKGIPKGYVHNGGRIAFGPDGMLYAGTGESGRRALAQDKRSLGGKILRLTPEGEPAPGNPFPDSPVYSYGHRNVEGLAWDDRQRLFASEFGQDTWDELNAIKPGDNYGWPDAEGKSSNPAFHNPVAQWHTDEASPSGIAYVDGVIWMAALKGQRLWRIPLKGIQASAAPQAFLTGKYGRLRTVVAAGGNKVWLVTSNTDGRGSPRKGDDRVLEVEVT